A window of Longimicrobium sp. contains these coding sequences:
- a CDS encoding PHP domain-containing protein has translation MISKRVDLHIHTHASDGQLSPTAVVNAAVKGRLDVIAITDHDTAAGLIEALAAARGQPVSVIPGVELSSKQGENEIHVLGYFVDPDAPSLQRHQASAGGRRADRMQEMVKRLQEMGLGVQYEDVLRIAGPEASSLGRPHLARALQQAGHTRSVGEAFDLYLKDGGSAFVETPFPTVREAIDTIHAAGGVAVWAHPELEVFDREVRNFASWGLNGIECFRPNTPPVESMLFDKVAREMGLFRTGGSDWHGPHRGRLGDWAVRSEEVRELLDSRGLG, from the coding sequence ATCCACACGCACGCGTCCGATGGCCAGCTTTCGCCCACGGCGGTGGTGAACGCCGCGGTGAAGGGGCGCCTGGACGTGATCGCGATCACCGACCACGACACCGCGGCGGGGCTGATCGAGGCGCTGGCCGCCGCGCGCGGGCAGCCGGTTTCCGTGATTCCCGGGGTGGAGCTCTCCAGCAAGCAGGGCGAGAACGAGATCCACGTGCTGGGCTACTTCGTGGACCCCGACGCCCCCTCGCTGCAGCGCCACCAGGCCTCGGCGGGCGGCCGCCGCGCCGACCGCATGCAGGAGATGGTGAAGCGGCTGCAGGAGATGGGGCTGGGGGTGCAGTACGAGGACGTGCTGCGCATCGCCGGGCCCGAGGCGTCCAGCCTGGGGCGGCCGCACCTGGCGCGCGCGCTGCAGCAGGCTGGCCACACCCGCAGCGTGGGCGAGGCCTTCGACCTGTACCTGAAGGACGGCGGGAGCGCGTTCGTGGAGACGCCGTTCCCCACCGTGCGCGAGGCCATCGACACCATCCACGCGGCGGGCGGCGTGGCGGTGTGGGCGCACCCGGAGCTGGAGGTGTTCGACCGCGAGGTGCGCAACTTCGCGTCGTGGGGACTGAACGGGATCGAATGCTTCCGCCCCAACACGCCGCCGGTGGAAAGCATGCTGTTCGACAAGGTGGCGCGCGAGATGGGGCTCTTCCGCACCGGGGGCTCGGACTGGCACGGACCGCATCGCGGGCGCCTGGGCGACTGGGCCGTCCGTTCGGAGGAGGTCCGGGAGTTGCTGGATTCGCGGGGGCTCGGCTGA